A genomic window from Terrisporobacter glycolicus ATCC 14880 = DSM 1288 includes:
- a CDS encoding ABC transporter ATP-binding protein: protein MSLKLENLKVNMGGNEILHNINLNINSGDFISLLGPSGCGKSTLLKTIAGLNDLQKGKVILFGNEIQNMPPEKRGTVIVFQDLRLFPHLSVEKNIAFAMTLNKINKQNQKKVVNKLLKDVQLEGFEKRKIKELSGGQMQRVALARALAANPNILLLDEPFSGLDEKLRLEMGQLVKKLQRENNMTMILVTHDKNEALQLSDKIALMMHGDIIQYDKPYTIYSSPVSKEVADYFGRNNYFIGEVVKDIFKCNNFQLNCDKKDGKYEIMVRPSSIEIDEKKKDYEISEITYIGDFVEIVLSKNKEKILVKSSSKILSNNYIKINNKVGIKISEEEVSFFKFE from the coding sequence ATGAGTTTAAAATTAGAAAATTTAAAAGTAAATATGGGAGGAAATGAGATTCTTCATAATATAAATTTAAATATAAATAGCGGAGACTTTATCTCTCTTTTAGGGCCTTCTGGTTGTGGGAAAAGTACTTTGTTAAAAACTATAGCAGGATTAAATGATTTACAAAAAGGAAAAGTTATTTTATTTGGGAATGAAATTCAAAATATGCCTCCTGAAAAAAGAGGAACAGTAATAGTTTTTCAAGACTTAAGACTATTTCCTCACTTATCAGTGGAAAAAAATATTGCTTTTGCTATGACTTTAAATAAAATAAATAAACAAAATCAAAAAAAAGTTGTAAATAAATTACTTAAAGACGTTCAGTTAGAAGGGTTTGAAAAAAGAAAAATAAAAGAATTGTCAGGGGGACAGATGCAAAGGGTAGCCCTTGCTAGAGCCCTTGCTGCAAATCCAAATATATTGCTTCTTGACGAGCCATTTTCTGGTTTGGATGAAAAGTTACGACTTGAAATGGGACAACTTGTGAAAAAACTTCAAAGAGAAAATAATATGACAATGATATTAGTTACTCATGATAAAAATGAGGCATTACAACTTTCTGATAAAATAGCTCTTATGATGCACGGTGATATAATTCAGTATGATAAACCTTATACTATTTATAGTTCACCTGTTTCAAAAGAAGTGGCTGATTATTTTGGGAGAAATAACTACTTCATTGGTGAAGTTGTAAAAGATATTTTTAAATGCAATAACTTTCAATTAAATTGCGATAAAAAAGATGGTAAGTATGAAATTATGGTTAGACCATCAAGTATAGAAATAGATGAAAAGAAAAAAGACTATGAGATTAGTGAAATTACATATATAGGAGATTTTGTAGAAATTGTTTTAAGTAAAAATAAGGAAAAAATATTAGTGAAATCTAGTTCTAAAATTTTAAGTAATAACTATATAAAAATAAATAATAAAGTAGGAATAAAAATAAGTGAAGAGGAAGTTTCTTTCTTCAAATTTGAATAA
- a CDS encoding nucleoside hydrolase, producing the protein MKNIIFDCDNTYGVPDCDVDDGLTLIYLLGNKDANLLGVTTTYGNNKVEVVYPNTLKMIKELKADNLPVLEGGKNPKDLDNKASDYLVKMANEYAGELSILATGSLTNLYGAYVKDNTFFEKVKEIVLMGGITEPLIFAKRQMDELNFSCDPIATYTVLTKGKNVSVITGNNCLKVLVTREDYERELSDYTNPIVPYIKNSVDYWFDYNLNKFGINGTYNWDVTAAVYLMRSEFFENNIYKMNLSVDDLKRGFLNVDEENNCILNLPTIDNEELYNKDIYNAWKSVEI; encoded by the coding sequence ATGAAAAATATAATATTTGATTGTGACAATACTTATGGAGTACCAGATTGTGATGTGGATGATGGACTTACATTAATATATTTACTGGGAAATAAAGATGCAAATTTATTAGGAGTAACTACTACTTATGGAAATAATAAGGTGGAAGTAGTCTATCCAAATACTTTAAAGATGATAAAAGAATTAAAAGCTGATAATTTACCTGTACTTGAAGGTGGAAAGAATCCAAAAGACTTAGATAATAAAGCAAGTGACTATTTAGTGAAAATGGCAAATGAATATGCAGGAGAGCTATCTATATTAGCAACAGGGTCTTTGACTAATCTTTATGGGGCTTATGTTAAAGATAATACTTTCTTTGAAAAAGTTAAAGAAATTGTATTAATGGGGGGAATAACTGAGCCTCTAATATTTGCTAAAAGACAAATGGACGAGTTAAATTTCTCTTGTGATCCAATAGCTACGTATACAGTTTTAACAAAAGGTAAGAATGTTTCTGTGATTACTGGTAATAACTGTTTAAAAGTTCTTGTGACGAGAGAAGACTACGAAAGAGAATTAAGTGATTACACAAATCCAATAGTACCTTATATAAAAAATAGTGTAGATTATTGGTTTGATTATAATTTGAATAAATTTGGTATTAATGGAACCTATAATTGGGATGTTACTGCTGCAGTTTATTTAATGAGATCAGAATTTTTCGAAAATAATATATACAAAATGAATTTAAGTGTGGATGACTTAAAAAGAGGATTTTTAAATGTTGATGAGGAAAATAATTGTATTTTGAATCTTCCTACAATAGATAATGAAGAGCTTTATAACAAGGATATTTACAATGCATGGAAAAGTGTTGAGATATAA
- a CDS encoding dicarboxylate/amino acid:cation symporter: protein MKKKIGLVPKLILGIIVGILLGNYAPEVLVRVLVTASTLFSAFLKFVIPFIIIGFVTAGIADLATGAGKLLGITTGIAYGSTIVAGTAAFLVASTIFPAFIDSSVASQIGNPEAGMLSPFFTIPLAPMVDVTAAIVFAFTIGLGISSLRNNGKGETLHKVFQEFQEIVTKTLSTVIIPLLPVYIAGTFANITYAGQVGAILGVFWKVFLIVIPMHLIYLVIQFTVAGTIAGKNPFKMLKNQIPGYLTAVGTQSSAATIPVNVECAKNNGVSKEIREFCVPLCATIHLSGSIISVTSFAVAVLMMNNMDFGFGVMLPFILMLGIAMVAAPGAPGGAIMSALPFLPMIGIPSDGGLASLMIALYLTQDSFGTAANVSGDNAIAVVVDHINKKMSKKEKFKKIG from the coding sequence ATGAAGAAAAAAATAGGGTTAGTTCCTAAGCTTATTTTAGGAATTATTGTAGGTATTTTGTTAGGTAATTATGCTCCAGAGGTTTTGGTTAGAGTATTAGTTACTGCAAGTACTTTATTTTCAGCATTTTTAAAATTTGTAATACCATTTATAATAATTGGATTTGTAACAGCAGGAATAGCTGATCTAGCAACAGGAGCAGGAAAATTATTAGGAATAACAACAGGGATAGCTTATGGATCTACAATAGTAGCGGGTACAGCAGCTTTCTTAGTTGCATCAACAATATTCCCAGCATTTATTGATTCTAGTGTAGCATCGCAAATAGGTAATCCAGAAGCAGGGATGCTATCTCCATTCTTTACTATACCACTAGCACCAATGGTAGATGTGACAGCAGCAATTGTTTTTGCATTTACAATAGGCCTTGGTATATCATCACTTAGAAATAATGGAAAAGGTGAAACTTTGCATAAAGTATTCCAAGAATTCCAAGAGATTGTAACGAAAACTTTATCAACAGTAATAATACCATTATTACCAGTATATATAGCAGGAACTTTTGCAAATATAACTTACGCAGGACAAGTTGGAGCAATTTTAGGAGTATTCTGGAAAGTATTCCTTATAGTAATACCAATGCATTTAATATACTTAGTAATACAATTTACAGTGGCAGGAACAATAGCTGGTAAAAATCCATTTAAAATGTTAAAAAATCAAATACCTGGTTATTTAACAGCAGTAGGAACACAGTCATCTGCAGCGACTATCCCAGTTAATGTTGAATGTGCAAAAAACAATGGAGTAAGTAAAGAAATAAGAGAATTTTGTGTGCCACTATGCGCAACAATTCACTTATCTGGTTCAATAATATCAGTTACATCATTTGCAGTAGCAGTATTAATGATGAATAATATGGATTTTGGATTTGGAGTAATGTTGCCATTTATATTAATGTTAGGTATAGCTATGGTTGCAGCACCAGGTGCACCAGGTGGGGCTATAATGAGTGCACTACCATTTTTACCAATGATTGGAATACCATCTGATGGTGGTCTTGCAAGTTTAATGATAGCATTATACTTAACTCAAGATAGTTTCGGAACAGCTGCAAACGTATCAGGAGATAATGCAATAGCAGTAGTAGTTGACCATATAAACAAAAAAATGAGCAAAAAAGAAAAATTCAAAAAAATTGGTTAA
- a CDS encoding GTP pyrophosphokinase: protein MIKAQIRDQLIKGLIDDNVIDLFQRNMMPLNQLMSYYRCAIMEVETKFKVLNEQFSLQYDRNPIETIKSRLKSPEGIVKKLKRKGYPFSLESIEENINDIAGIRVICSFPEDIYLLAECLLQQDDITLVEVKDYIKNPKESGYRSLHLIIEVPIFLENEKKNMKVEVQLRTIAMDFWASLEHKLRYKKDIPQEEADMLAKNLVECAEISAALDNRMEQIRNRILKNS from the coding sequence ATGATAAAAGCGCAAATAAGAGATCAACTTATAAAAGGATTAATCGATGATAATGTTATAGATTTATTTCAACGTAACATGATGCCTCTTAATCAGCTTATGTCTTATTATCGTTGTGCGATTATGGAAGTGGAAACAAAATTTAAGGTTTTAAATGAACAATTTTCCCTTCAATATGATAGAAACCCAATAGAAACAATAAAATCTAGGCTAAAGTCACCAGAGGGAATAGTAAAAAAATTAAAACGTAAAGGATATCCATTTTCTCTTGAGTCAATAGAAGAAAACATAAATGATATTGCTGGCATAAGAGTAATTTGTTCTTTTCCAGAAGATATATATTTACTTGCAGAATGTTTATTGCAACAAGATGATATAACTTTAGTAGAAGTAAAGGATTATATAAAAAATCCAAAAGAAAGTGGATATAGAAGTTTGCATTTAATTATAGAGGTTCCAATTTTTTTAGAAAATGAAAAGAAAAATATGAAGGTTGAGGTTCAGTTAAGAACTATAGCTATGGACTTCTGGGCAAGTTTAGAGCATAAGTTACGCTATAAAAAAGATATACCTCAAGAAGAAGCAGATATGCTTGCTAAGAACTTAGTAGAATGTGCTGAAATTAGCGCTGCTCTTGATAATCGTATGGAGCAGATAAGAAATAGAATATTGAAAAATAGTTAG
- a CDS encoding CoA-binding protein → MDLKEIMKYNTFVVLGDTLNEEKYAYKIKHELINSNYKVYSVGKELKSINDIDEEIDIIDLCINPPVGLKLLMENKKKFKCIVIQPGAGSDEIIKFLDENNYDYIDGCLLVGIRLYSK, encoded by the coding sequence ATGGATTTAAAAGAAATAATGAAATATAATACTTTTGTGGTTTTAGGAGATACATTAAATGAAGAAAAATATGCTTATAAGATAAAACATGAATTGATAAATAGTAATTATAAAGTATATTCTGTTGGAAAAGAATTAAAGTCTATCAATGATATTGATGAAGAAATTGATATAATTGATTTATGCATCAATCCTCCTGTAGGATTAAAATTATTAATGGAAAATAAAAAAAAATTTAAATGTATTGTTATACAACCAGGAGCAGGTAGCGATGAAATTATTAAATTTTTAGATGAAAATAATTATGATTATATAGATGGATGTTTATTGGTTGGAATTAGACTTTATTCTAAATAA
- a CDS encoding thermonuclease family protein has translation MKLFKTNKLKSLLLAGALSLSLFFGGCSSSTTTLSTLTGTKTTQNKNDNYSKSNNSSVPKGSVKASIERVVDGDTMKVKLKDSGKIVTLRLLLIDTPESVKPGVDPQPYSIDASNFAKESLQVGDKVYIEYDEGDKTDKYDRHLCYLWFYNKEDKSWKMFNEKIVEEGLARVGYVYSQRRHLDTLYKAQDKAKASKLNIWSVNGYVTDKGFNVDTYNNGDAISSNSSSSNNKSESNLNETVYANGGNSSSNKYHSSEYAHGMKGAIKMTESQAKSKGYKACGLCY, from the coding sequence ATGAAATTATTTAAGACAAACAAATTGAAATCATTATTATTAGCGGGAGCACTGTCTTTATCATTATTCTTTGGAGGATGTTCTAGTAGTACAACAACTTTAAGTACGCTAACTGGTACTAAGACAACTCAAAATAAAAATGATAATTACAGCAAATCTAATAATAGTTCAGTACCAAAGGGATCAGTAAAAGCTTCTATAGAACGAGTTGTAGATGGTGATACAATGAAGGTGAAATTAAAAGATTCTGGAAAAATAGTTACACTAAGATTATTATTAATAGATACGCCAGAGTCTGTAAAGCCTGGTGTAGATCCACAACCGTATTCAATAGATGCTTCAAACTTTGCCAAAGAATCGCTTCAAGTAGGGGATAAGGTATATATTGAATATGATGAAGGTGATAAAACAGATAAATATGATAGACATTTATGCTATTTATGGTTTTACAACAAAGAAGATAAAAGTTGGAAAATGTTCAATGAAAAAATTGTAGAAGAAGGTCTTGCAAGGGTTGGCTATGTTTATTCCCAAAGAAGACACCTAGATACTTTATATAAAGCTCAAGATAAAGCTAAGGCAAGTAAGTTAAATATATGGTCGGTTAATGGATATGTTACAGACAAAGGTTTTAATGTAGATACATATAATAATGGGGATGCTATATCAAGTAATAGTAGCTCTAGTAATAATAAAAGTGAAAGTAATTTAAATGAAACTGTATATGCAAATGGAGGTAACTCAAGCTCAAATAAATATCATTCCTCTGAATATGCACACGGAATGAAGGGAGCTATTAAAATGACTGAATCACAAGCTAAGTCAAAGGGATATAAAGCATGTGGATTATGTTATTAA
- a CDS encoding putative ABC transporter permease: MSYFLILAFIFFIGSIVGWVIELIFRRFFSGANPERRWINPGFLIGPYLPLYGFSLCVLYLLAQINISFIQNKFIEELVLFAIMALVVTFIEYLAGLIFIKGMNIKLWDYTDEYGNIQGIICPKFSIFWAILSAIYYFLIHPDILESLYWLSNHLSFSFVMGFFYGVFVIDVCYSLKIMVHIRKFANDNEIIVKYELLKENIRKRNEEIIGKKKFIFAMHSGREEFLKHLKHYKEELNKKI; encoded by the coding sequence GTGAGTTATTTTTTAATATTGGCATTTATATTTTTTATTGGAAGTATTGTAGGATGGGTAATAGAATTAATTTTTAGAAGATTTTTCTCTGGAGCAAATCCAGAACGAAGATGGATAAATCCAGGATTTTTAATAGGGCCATATTTACCGCTTTATGGATTTAGTTTATGTGTATTGTATTTATTGGCTCAAATAAATATTAGTTTTATACAAAATAAATTTATAGAGGAATTAGTTCTATTTGCCATTATGGCTTTAGTTGTTACTTTTATTGAATATTTAGCAGGCCTTATTTTTATTAAAGGAATGAATATAAAGTTATGGGATTATACAGATGAATACGGGAATATACAAGGTATTATTTGCCCTAAGTTTTCAATTTTTTGGGCAATATTAAGTGCCATATATTACTTTTTAATTCATCCTGATATACTAGAATCTCTTTATTGGCTATCAAACCATTTATCATTTTCTTTTGTAATGGGCTTTTTCTACGGTGTATTTGTTATAGATGTATGTTATTCTTTAAAAATTATGGTTCATATAAGAAAATTTGCCAATGACAATGAAATAATTGTTAAGTATGAATTATTAAAAGAAAATATTAGGAAAAGGAATGAAGAAATAATTGGAAAGAAAAAATTTATTTTTGCAATGCATTCAGGAAGAGAGGAATTTCTGAAACATTTAAAACATTATAAGGAAGAGTTGAATAAGAAGATATAA
- the hpf gene encoding ribosome hibernation-promoting factor, HPF/YfiA family: MKINIVTKKIELTNSIKGKIENTFYNLEKYLSSDTDVHVKLDVTKRSQKIEVTIFTKNGTIIRAEDSKSDLYNAIDEVYDKLYKQIRKLKTQLINKNRSNDSIRFNNINEYDDINIESENAIKKVKKFNLDKPITTEDAIMQMDLLGHNFFVFRNLDSEDINIVYKRHDGYGLIEQI, encoded by the coding sequence ATGAAAATTAATATCGTCACAAAAAAAATCGAATTAACAAATTCTATTAAAGGAAAAATAGAAAATACTTTCTATAACTTAGAAAAGTATTTAAGTAGTGATACGGATGTACATGTAAAATTAGATGTTACTAAGAGAAGTCAAAAAATTGAAGTGACTATATTTACTAAGAATGGGACAATAATTAGAGCAGAAGATTCTAAAAGTGATTTATATAATGCTATTGATGAGGTTTACGACAAATTATATAAGCAGATAAGAAAATTAAAAACTCAACTTATAAATAAAAATAGATCTAATGATAGTATTAGATTCAATAATATAAATGAATATGATGATATTAATATTGAAAGTGAAAATGCAATAAAAAAAGTTAAGAAATTCAACCTTGATAAGCCTATAACTACTGAAGATGCTATTATGCAAATGGATTTACTAGGACATAACTTCTTTGTATTCAGAAATTTAGATTCTGAAGATATAAACATTGTTTATAAAAGACATGATGGCTATGGTTTAATTGAACAAATCTAA
- a CDS encoding sigma-70 family RNA polymerase sigma factor, with amino-acid sequence MEDILLVKKAIKGDREAFEDLINMYFDRLYKEAYLRCKHEEDAKEIVQETIYKAYRNIKSLKEPKYFKTWLSKILINVSNDYMRKNGMIELEHDENDYVKKVHNDDQIEIKMDLYNAMDELEDKYKDVIILRYIEDLKIEDISKILERPVNTIKTHIRKAIKDMKNLLKEDYIND; translated from the coding sequence ATGGAAGATATACTTTTAGTGAAAAAAGCTATTAAAGGCGATAGAGAAGCCTTTGAAGATTTGATAAATATGTATTTTGATAGATTATATAAAGAGGCGTATTTAAGATGTAAACATGAGGAAGATGCAAAAGAAATAGTACAGGAAACAATTTATAAAGCTTATAGAAACATAAAAAGTTTAAAAGAACCAAAATATTTTAAAACTTGGTTAAGCAAAATTCTTATAAATGTATCAAATGATTATATGAGAAAAAATGGAATGATAGAGTTAGAACATGATGAAAATGATTATGTAAAAAAAGTACATAATGATGACCAAATAGAAATTAAAATGGACTTATATAATGCAATGGATGAGCTAGAAGATAAATATAAAGATGTAATTATTCTTAGATATATAGAGGATTTGAAAATTGAAGATATATCCAAAATTTTGGAGCGTCCAGTAAATACTATAAAGACACATATTAGAAAAGCAATAAAAGACATGAAAAATCTGTTAAAGGAGGATTACATTAATGATTGA
- a CDS encoding DUF6241 domain-containing protein yields MIEKKKHNNLDNENMDDMAMEEIDKEMNDFYIDKEKIDDIKYSFDKDSIIKNAIDKAEGDISKSKNKKRYVKIVASIVILLSIGVYSPALAYYVKPVMVALEKINDVLKVDEISAALELDTIIPKAVVEDNKIHFVKITRYKVDKKKESNDSNNKNTVYDEYGVVNFIHKMSNQIINPADGKKFGVIKITPKNIEIALNSINNIKNKEAKEYLEKELTKWKNGNFNNAVEVHNYVWHMLDGQIGIASTLDKKEINKIKEKYFK; encoded by the coding sequence ATGATTGAAAAGAAAAAACACAATAATTTAGATAATGAAAATATGGATGATATGGCAATGGAAGAAATTGACAAAGAAATGAATGATTTTTATATAGATAAAGAGAAAATAGATGATATAAAATATAGCTTTGATAAAGATAGCATCATAAAGAATGCTATAGATAAAGCAGAAGGAGATATATCTAAGAGTAAAAATAAGAAAAGATATGTTAAAATAGTAGCTAGCATAGTCATTTTATTATCTATAGGAGTATATAGTCCAGCATTAGCTTATTATGTAAAGCCAGTAATGGTAGCTTTGGAAAAAATAAATGATGTTTTAAAAGTAGATGAAATAAGCGCTGCCTTAGAGTTGGACACAATAATTCCAAAGGCTGTAGTAGAGGATAATAAAATTCACTTTGTAAAAATAACGAGATACAAGGTAGATAAAAAGAAAGAAAGCAATGACAGTAATAATAAAAATACAGTTTATGATGAGTATGGAGTAGTTAATTTTATACATAAAATGTCTAATCAAATTATCAATCCAGCTGATGGCAAAAAGTTTGGAGTGATAAAGATAACTCCTAAAAACATTGAAATAGCACTAAATTCAATAAATAATATAAAAAACAAAGAGGCTAAGGAATATTTAGAAAAAGAACTTACAAAATGGAAAAATGGAAATTTTAATAATGCAGTGGAAGTACATAATTATGTATGGCATATGCTAGACGGACAAATTGGAATAGCATCAACTCTAGATAAGAAAGAGATAAATAAAATTAAAGAAAAATATTTTAAGTAA